One stretch of Streptomyces sp. MMBL 11-1 DNA includes these proteins:
- a CDS encoding helix-turn-helix domain-containing protein, which yields MDFYGGPVHPSPPFNAPAARRLREALGMAPGHVAYGLAAQYGLRISAETVIAWERGLATPGERELTALAGVLWCAPGELLAAAATLREHRMTRELTVDDLARLLGMSGASYLRMEESGRWRGNEKQSAALCRALGLTAAQFLTATGRDAELAELLSSAVTTRWQAYVRPVAKIVPLDRARVQDVLEQLHADYQALMVSTLSWSSTGQERAGSTGDAGRAFLARVVEQFWRTAGA from the coding sequence ATGGACTTCTACGGTGGGCCCGTGCACCCCTCCCCGCCATTCAACGCCCCCGCCGCGCGCCGTCTCCGCGAGGCTCTGGGGATGGCTCCCGGCCATGTCGCCTACGGGCTCGCCGCCCAGTACGGACTCCGGATCAGCGCAGAGACCGTCATCGCCTGGGAGCGCGGCCTCGCGACGCCCGGGGAGCGTGAGCTGACCGCCCTCGCCGGCGTCCTCTGGTGCGCCCCCGGGGAGCTGCTGGCGGCCGCCGCCACGCTGCGCGAGCACCGGATGACGCGGGAACTGACCGTGGACGACCTGGCCCGCCTGCTGGGGATGAGCGGCGCCTCGTACCTGCGGATGGAGGAGTCGGGGCGCTGGCGGGGCAACGAGAAGCAGTCGGCGGCCCTGTGCCGGGCGCTGGGGCTGACGGCCGCGCAGTTCCTGACGGCGACGGGCCGTGACGCGGAGCTGGCGGAGCTGCTGAGCAGCGCGGTCACCACACGCTGGCAGGCGTACGTCCGCCCGGTGGCCAAGATCGTCCCGCTGGACCGGGCGCGGGTCCAGGACGTGCTGGAACAGCTGCACGCCGACTACCAGGCCCTGATGGTCTCCACGCTGAGCTGGAGCAGCACCGGTCAGGAACGCGCCGGGTCGACGGGCGACGCGGGCCGGGCGTTCCTGGCCCGGGTGGTGGAGCAG
- a CDS encoding MerR family transcriptional regulator has product MRIGELARRAGTTTRTLRYYESRGLLPARRAENGYRNYDEGDLRLLLQIRTLQDFGFDLEETRPFVDCLRAGHPAGDSCPASLAGYRRKLDELDALIGQLTSVRAEVGTQLARAELEASAALPGGPEPRCELGGHP; this is encoded by the coding sequence ATGCGAATCGGGGAGCTGGCGAGACGGGCCGGGACGACGACGCGGACACTCCGCTACTACGAGTCGCGCGGACTGCTGCCCGCGCGGCGCGCGGAGAACGGCTACCGCAACTACGACGAGGGCGACCTGCGTCTCCTCCTCCAGATCCGGACCCTGCAGGACTTCGGGTTCGACCTGGAGGAGACCAGGCCCTTCGTCGACTGCCTGCGCGCCGGTCACCCGGCCGGGGACTCCTGTCCCGCCTCGCTCGCCGGCTACCGGCGCAAGCTCGACGAGCTGGACGCCCTGATCGGCCAGCTCACGTCGGTGCGCGCCGAGGTCGGCACACAGCTCGCCCGAGCCGAACTGGAGGCGTCGGCCGCCCTGCCCGGTGGACCGGAGCCCCGCTGCGAACTGGGAGGACACCCATGA
- a CDS encoding response regulator gives MIRVLVVEDDPVAADAHQMYVERVEGFTVTAVAHTRAAAVRALERTPVDLLLLDLYLPDGHGLGLLRSLRASGHGADVIAVTSARDLAVVREGVSLGVVQYVLKPFTYPTLRDRLVRYAEFRGVAGEASGQEEVDRALGALRVAHPAALPKGLSGPTLESVTRVLKESPEGVTAAAAGERLGMSRITARRYLEHLVTVGSATRRPHYGQVGRPELHYRWLASGR, from the coding sequence ATGATCCGGGTCCTGGTGGTGGAGGACGATCCGGTGGCCGCCGACGCCCACCAGATGTACGTGGAGCGGGTGGAGGGCTTCACGGTGACGGCGGTGGCGCACACCCGGGCGGCGGCGGTGCGGGCGCTGGAGCGGACGCCGGTGGATCTGCTGCTGCTCGACCTCTATCTGCCCGACGGGCACGGGCTCGGGCTGCTGCGCTCGCTGCGGGCCTCCGGCCACGGGGCGGACGTGATCGCGGTGACCTCGGCGCGGGATCTCGCGGTGGTCCGGGAGGGGGTGTCGCTCGGCGTCGTGCAGTACGTGCTGAAGCCGTTCACGTACCCCACGCTGCGGGACCGGCTGGTGCGGTACGCGGAGTTCCGGGGCGTCGCCGGGGAGGCGAGCGGGCAGGAGGAGGTGGACCGGGCGCTGGGCGCGCTGCGGGTCGCGCATCCGGCCGCGCTCCCCAAGGGGCTCAGCGGCCCGACGCTGGAGTCCGTGACCCGGGTGCTGAAGGAGTCGCCGGAAGGGGTGACGGCGGCCGCGGCCGGAGAGCGGCTGGGCATGTCGCGGATCACGGCCCGGCGGTATCTGGAGCACCTCGTGACCGTCGGCAGCGCCACGAGGCGTCCGCATTATGGGCAGGTCGGCCGACCGGAGCTGCACTACCGCTGGCTGGCCTCGGGGCGCTGA
- the glgB gene encoding 1,4-alpha-glucan branching enzyme encodes MTARKPSRKASRKTVEVPVEVAAEAPVEAAAETEAAVDVASAPPPAPATGVATAKRARPRRADAGPPRPRQAGDAQGARPAPALDGADRGRLLAGDHHAPHDVLGAHPVPGGVLVRALRPFARSVTVLAPGLRAELHDDGDGFFSGVLPVPEAPAYRLEVAYDDTTIEVEDPYRFWPAIGELDLHLIGEGRHEELWRALGAQPMVHQGVTGTRFTLWAPNARGVRIKGDFNFWDGTGFPMRSLGSTGVWELFLPGVGEGTLYKYDICRPDGSHTVRADPMARRTEVPPATASIVTASHHVWQDADWMEHRGDRPVHEAPFSVYEVHLASWRPGLTYRQLAEQLPAYVKDLGFTHVELMPVSEHPFGGSWGYQVTGFYAPTSRMGTPDDFRFLVDALHRAGIGVIMDWVPAHFPRDDWALAEFDGRPLYEHADPRRAAHPDWGTLEFDYGRTEVRNFLVANATYWCEEFHIDGLRVDAVASMLYLDYSREDGQWSPNEFGGRENLDAVAFLQEMNATVYRRNPGVVTIAEESTAWDGVTRPTDGGGLGFGLKWNMGWMHDSLQYMAKEPVHRKYHHNEMTFSMVYAYSENYVLPISHDEVVHGKQALVAKMPGDWWQQRANHRAYLGFMWAHPGKQLLFMGQEFAQGAEWSEGHGPDWWLLDPSYGASGDHRGVRTLVGDLNAVYGAVPALWQRDTVPEGFSWVDGGAAEDNVFAFLRYDADGSPLLAVSHFSPAVRHDYRLGVPETGAEGWVEVLNTDAGRYGGGDVRNEEPLKAEAVPAHGRPRSVSLTLPPLATMWFRPA; translated from the coding sequence GTGACCGCCCGCAAGCCATCCCGCAAGGCATCCCGCAAGACCGTCGAAGTCCCCGTCGAGGTCGCGGCCGAGGCCCCCGTCGAAGCCGCGGCCGAAACCGAGGCCGCCGTCGACGTGGCGTCCGCGCCGCCGCCCGCGCCCGCCACCGGCGTCGCGACCGCCAAGCGCGCCCGGCCCCGGCGCGCCGACGCGGGCCCGCCGCGCCCGCGGCAGGCCGGGGACGCCCAGGGCGCCCGCCCCGCACCGGCCCTGGACGGCGCGGACCGGGGCCGGCTGCTCGCCGGCGACCACCACGCTCCGCACGACGTGCTCGGCGCGCACCCGGTCCCCGGCGGGGTGCTGGTACGGGCGCTGCGGCCGTTCGCGCGGTCCGTCACGGTGCTGGCGCCCGGCCTGCGGGCCGAGCTGCACGACGACGGCGACGGCTTCTTCTCCGGGGTGCTGCCGGTGCCGGAGGCCCCCGCGTACCGGCTCGAAGTGGCGTACGACGACACCACCATCGAGGTGGAGGACCCGTACCGCTTCTGGCCCGCGATCGGCGAACTCGATCTGCACCTGATCGGCGAGGGCCGCCACGAGGAACTGTGGCGGGCGCTCGGCGCGCAGCCGATGGTCCACCAGGGGGTGACCGGGACCCGGTTCACCCTGTGGGCGCCGAACGCGCGCGGCGTACGGATCAAGGGTGACTTCAACTTCTGGGACGGCACCGGCTTCCCGATGCGTTCCCTCGGCTCGACCGGGGTGTGGGAGCTGTTCCTGCCCGGGGTCGGCGAGGGCACGCTGTACAAGTACGACATCTGCCGCCCGGACGGTTCGCACACGGTGCGGGCCGACCCGATGGCCCGGCGCACCGAGGTGCCGCCCGCGACCGCCTCGATCGTCACCGCGTCGCACCATGTGTGGCAGGACGCGGACTGGATGGAGCACCGGGGCGACCGGCCGGTCCACGAAGCCCCGTTCTCGGTGTACGAGGTCCATCTCGCGTCCTGGCGACCCGGACTGACGTACCGGCAGCTCGCCGAGCAGCTCCCGGCGTACGTCAAGGACCTGGGCTTCACGCACGTGGAGCTGATGCCGGTCTCCGAGCATCCCTTCGGCGGCTCCTGGGGCTATCAGGTCACCGGGTTCTATGCGCCGACCTCGCGGATGGGGACCCCGGACGACTTCCGCTTCCTGGTGGACGCGCTGCACCGGGCGGGCATCGGCGTGATCATGGACTGGGTTCCGGCGCACTTCCCGCGCGACGACTGGGCGCTGGCCGAGTTCGACGGACGCCCGCTGTACGAGCACGCCGACCCGAGGCGCGCGGCGCATCCGGACTGGGGGACGCTGGAGTTCGACTACGGCCGTACCGAGGTCCGCAACTTCCTGGTCGCCAACGCCACGTACTGGTGCGAGGAGTTCCACATCGACGGGCTCCGGGTCGACGCGGTGGCCTCGATGCTCTACCTCGACTACTCCCGCGAGGACGGCCAGTGGTCGCCCAACGAGTTCGGCGGCCGGGAGAACCTGGACGCGGTCGCCTTCCTCCAGGAGATGAACGCGACGGTCTACCGCCGCAACCCCGGTGTCGTCACCATCGCCGAGGAGTCCACCGCCTGGGACGGCGTCACCCGGCCCACCGACGGCGGGGGCCTGGGCTTCGGGCTGAAGTGGAACATGGGCTGGATGCACGACTCGCTCCAGTACATGGCCAAGGAGCCGGTCCACCGCAAGTACCACCACAACGAGATGACGTTCTCGATGGTGTACGCGTACAGCGAGAACTACGTGCTGCCGATCTCGCACGACGAGGTGGTGCACGGCAAGCAGGCGCTGGTGGCGAAGATGCCCGGCGACTGGTGGCAGCAGCGCGCCAACCACCGCGCCTATCTGGGCTTCATGTGGGCCCACCCCGGCAAGCAACTGCTGTTCATGGGCCAGGAGTTCGCCCAGGGTGCCGAGTGGTCCGAGGGTCACGGCCCGGACTGGTGGCTGCTGGACCCCTCGTACGGGGCGTCCGGCGACCACCGCGGGGTGCGGACCCTGGTCGGCGACCTGAACGCGGTGTACGGGGCGGTGCCCGCGCTGTGGCAGCGCGACACGGTGCCGGAGGGGTTCAGCTGGGTGGACGGCGGCGCGGCCGAGGACAACGTGTTCGCGTTCCTGCGGTACGACGCGGACGGCTCTCCGCTGCTCGCGGTCTCCCACTTCTCCCCGGCGGTCCGGCACGACTACCGCCTCGGGGTGCCGGAGACCGGCGCGGAGGGCTGGGTGGAGGTCCTGAACACCGACGCGGGCCGTTACGGCGGCGGCGACGTGCGCAACGAGGAGCCGCTGAAGGCGGAGGCGGTGCCCGCGCACGGCCGCCCGCGCAGCGTCTCGCTGACGCTGCCGCCGCTGGCGACGATGTGGTTCCGCCCGGCGTAG
- a CDS encoding sensor histidine kinase, with the protein MRLPRTRPRSLAGQLFAMQVVLIAAVVAGCAVFAYVSGSAQAEETAARQVRVAALAVADSPSVREAIRTPDPSAALQPYAERVREDTGITFITIMDPGRVRWTHPDTEQIGDVFLGNTAKALRGQTFTETYTGTLGPSIRVVTPIRDDGRIVGLVSAGITVDRVSSQVREQLGALALAAGGALALGGIGTYVINARLRRHTHGMNAAELSRLHDYHQATLHAVREGLLMLDGQRRIALINDAGRELLGLGPDAEAVGRTVDELALPAPLTGALLASEARVDELHLTAERVVVVNTRPVVGGERRGTVVTLRDHTELQALTGELDSERGFTQALRSQAHEAANRLHTVVSLIELDRVEEAVDFATAELELAQALTDRVVGAVEEPVLAALLLGKAAQGHERGVELVLAEDSLIDDGALPPSLAQRDLVTILGNLIDNAVEAASDGADDGSGAVPAPRGPGGPAGRARVTVTALADERELLLRVADNGAGIGPEEADEVFRRGWSTHGAGRGLGLALVRQAAYRNGGTVELDTGPDGGARFTVRLPLPARTAGSRPAPGSEPGSAHEEVSA; encoded by the coding sequence ATGCGCCTCCCCCGTACCCGCCCCCGGTCCCTGGCGGGCCAGCTGTTCGCCATGCAGGTCGTGCTCATCGCCGCGGTGGTGGCGGGGTGCGCCGTCTTCGCGTACGTCTCGGGCAGCGCGCAGGCCGAGGAGACGGCCGCCCGGCAGGTGCGGGTGGCCGCGCTGGCGGTGGCCGACTCCCCTTCCGTACGGGAGGCCATCCGTACCCCGGACCCGTCCGCCGCACTCCAGCCGTACGCGGAGCGGGTGCGCGAGGACACCGGGATCACCTTCATCACGATCATGGACCCCGGGCGGGTGCGCTGGACGCATCCGGACACGGAGCAGATCGGGGACGTCTTCCTCGGGAACACCGCGAAGGCCCTGCGCGGGCAGACCTTCACCGAGACGTACACCGGCACGCTGGGCCCCTCGATACGGGTGGTGACCCCGATCCGCGACGACGGGCGGATCGTCGGCCTGGTCAGCGCGGGCATCACCGTGGACCGGGTCTCCTCGCAGGTACGGGAACAGCTCGGCGCGCTCGCGCTGGCGGCCGGCGGGGCGCTGGCGCTCGGCGGGATCGGCACGTACGTGATCAACGCCCGGCTGCGGCGGCACACCCACGGGATGAACGCGGCCGAGCTGAGCCGGCTGCACGACTACCACCAGGCCACCCTGCACGCGGTGCGCGAGGGGCTGCTGATGCTGGACGGGCAGCGGCGGATCGCGCTGATCAACGACGCCGGGCGGGAGCTGCTGGGCCTGGGTCCGGACGCGGAGGCGGTCGGCCGTACGGTCGACGAGCTGGCCCTGCCCGCGCCGCTGACCGGGGCTCTGCTGGCGTCGGAGGCGCGGGTGGACGAGCTGCACCTGACGGCGGAGCGGGTCGTGGTGGTGAACACCCGTCCGGTGGTGGGCGGTGAGCGGCGCGGCACGGTGGTGACCCTGCGGGACCACACCGAGTTGCAGGCGCTGACCGGTGAGCTGGACTCCGAGCGCGGTTTCACGCAGGCGCTGCGCTCCCAGGCCCACGAGGCGGCGAACCGGCTGCACACCGTGGTGTCGCTGATCGAGCTGGACCGGGTGGAGGAGGCGGTGGACTTCGCGACGGCGGAGCTGGAGCTGGCCCAGGCGCTGACCGACCGGGTGGTGGGGGCGGTGGAGGAGCCGGTGCTGGCGGCGCTGCTGCTGGGGAAGGCGGCCCAGGGGCACGAGCGCGGCGTGGAGCTGGTGCTCGCGGAGGACAGCCTGATCGACGACGGGGCGCTGCCGCCCTCGCTGGCCCAGCGTGATCTGGTGACGATCCTGGGGAATCTGATCGACAACGCGGTGGAAGCGGCTTCGGACGGCGCCGACGACGGCTCCGGGGCGGTGCCCGCGCCCCGGGGGCCCGGGGGCCCGGCGGGGCGGGCCCGGGTCACCGTGACCGCGCTCGCGGACGAGCGGGAGCTGCTGCTGCGGGTCGCGGACAACGGGGCGGGCATCGGCCCGGAGGAGGCGGACGAGGTGTTCCGGCGCGGCTGGTCCACGCACGGGGCGGGCCGCGGGCTCGGGCTGGCGCTGGTGCGGCAGGCGGCGTACCGCAACGGGGGCACGGTGGAGCTGGACACGGGCCCGGACGGCGGCGCGCGGTTCACCGTGCGGTTGCCGCTGCCGGCCCGTACGGCGGGTTCGCGACCCGCACCCGGGTCCGAGCCCGGGTCCGCGCACGAGGAGGTCTCCGCATGA
- a CDS encoding NAD(P)-dependent oxidoreductase, producing MTRANTTTGTTTSPTSAPTPGPTAVTVLGLGDMGRSLARAFVAAGHPTTVWNRSPGKGEDVVSLGAVRAASAEEAVRASGLVVVCLVDYDASDAVLEPLAGALEGRVLVNLTSDTPARSRQTAAWAEKHSLAYLDGAIMVPVDVVGSAAALVFHSGDRAAFEAHEATLKALGEPATFLGEDHGLAAAYDMAMLDFFYGAMGGLVHAFALARAEGIDGASLAPYLNTIAGILPPIAAYTATDIDTRTYAGEGANLAMMAASVDHILHTAEDRGLDVSQLAALKGLTDRAIAQGHGPESWSSIVEVMAAGR from the coding sequence ATGACGCGAGCGAACACGACCACCGGCACGACCACCAGCCCGACCTCCGCCCCCACGCCCGGCCCCACCGCCGTCACCGTCCTCGGCCTCGGCGACATGGGCCGCTCCCTGGCCCGCGCCTTCGTGGCCGCCGGCCACCCCACCACCGTCTGGAACCGTTCCCCCGGGAAGGGCGAGGACGTCGTCTCCCTGGGGGCGGTGAGGGCCGCGTCCGCCGAGGAGGCCGTTCGGGCGAGTGGGCTCGTCGTGGTCTGTCTCGTCGACTACGACGCCTCCGACGCGGTCCTGGAACCGCTGGCCGGGGCGCTGGAGGGGCGCGTCCTGGTCAACCTCACCTCGGACACCCCGGCCCGTTCGCGGCAGACCGCCGCGTGGGCCGAGAAGCACTCCCTGGCCTACCTCGACGGGGCGATCATGGTGCCGGTCGACGTGGTCGGCTCGGCGGCGGCGCTGGTGTTCCACTCCGGCGACCGGGCCGCGTTCGAGGCGCACGAGGCGACCCTCAAGGCGCTCGGCGAGCCCGCCACCTTCCTCGGCGAGGACCACGGGCTCGCCGCCGCCTACGACATGGCGATGCTGGACTTCTTCTACGGGGCCATGGGCGGTCTCGTCCACGCCTTCGCGCTGGCCCGTGCGGAGGGCATCGACGGCGCGTCGCTCGCCCCGTACCTCAACACGATCGCGGGCATCCTGCCGCCGATCGCCGCGTACACGGCGACCGACATCGACACGCGTACGTACGCGGGCGAGGGCGCGAACCTCGCCATGATGGCGGCCAGTGTCGACCACATCCTGCACACCGCGGAGGACCGCGGCCTGGACGTCTCGCAGCTGGCCGCCCTCAAGGGGCTCACCGACCGGGCCATCGCCCAGGGCCACGGCCCCGAATCCTGGTCGAGCATCGTCGAGGTGATGGCCGCCGGCCGCTGA
- the trxA gene encoding thioredoxin, with the protein MIRTEDVTDVTDVTDVTEETFEAEVLESALPVLVQFTADWCGPCRQLAPVLREIAREEAGRIRIVQLDVDREPGITIRYGVLATPTLMVFRAGEPVKSIVGARPKRRLLQEVEDVLAPIAPPT; encoded by the coding sequence ATGATCCGGACCGAAGACGTCACCGATGTCACCGACGTCACCGACGTCACCGAGGAGACCTTCGAGGCGGAGGTGCTGGAGTCGGCGCTGCCCGTCCTGGTCCAGTTCACCGCCGACTGGTGCGGACCCTGCCGCCAACTCGCGCCCGTGCTGCGAGAGATCGCCCGCGAGGAGGCCGGCCGGATCAGGATCGTCCAGCTCGACGTCGACCGCGAACCCGGGATCACCATCCGGTACGGCGTGCTGGCGACACCCACTCTGATGGTCTTCAGGGCGGGCGAGCCCGTGAAGTCGATCGTCGGCGCCCGGCCGAAGCGGAGGCTTCTCCAGGAGGTGGAGGACGTCCTCGCCCCGATCGCCCCGCCGACCTGA
- a CDS encoding cation:dicarboxylate symporter family transporter: MAVAAKQRDRTHYLYIAVIAAVALGILVGFAAPGVAVELKPIGAGFVNLIKMMISPIIFCTIVLGVGSVRKAAKVGAVGGLALGYFLVMSTVALAIGLLVGNVLEPGSTLHITEQARAAGEAQASGASESTVDFLLGIIPTTIVSAFTAGEVLQTLLVALLAGFALQAMGSTGEPIIRGITHIQRLVFRILAMIMWAAPVGAFGAIAAVVGETGLDALKSLAIIMIGFYVTCALFVFVVLGVILRLVAGVNLFSLLKYLGREFLLILSTSSSESALPRLIAKMEHLGVSKPVVGITVPTGYSFNLDGTAIYLTMSSLFIANAMGDPLTASEQISLLIFMIIASKGAAGVTGAGLATLAGGLQSHRPELVDGVGLIVGIDRFMSEARALTNFAGNAVATVLVGHWTKEIDKDRVGEVLAGRVPFDEKTLVDDHAPAGGSGDSGEVPGQRDAAEQPAKV, from the coding sequence ATGGCTGTGGCAGCCAAACAACGGGACCGAACCCACTACCTGTACATCGCCGTGATCGCCGCCGTGGCGCTCGGCATCCTGGTGGGCTTCGCCGCCCCCGGGGTGGCCGTCGAGCTGAAGCCCATCGGCGCCGGCTTCGTGAACCTGATCAAGATGATGATCTCGCCGATCATCTTCTGCACGATCGTCCTGGGCGTCGGCTCGGTGCGCAAGGCCGCCAAGGTCGGCGCGGTCGGCGGCCTGGCGCTGGGCTACTTCCTGGTCATGTCGACCGTGGCCCTCGCCATCGGCCTGCTCGTCGGCAACGTCCTGGAGCCCGGCTCCACCCTCCACATCACCGAGCAGGCGCGGGCCGCGGGCGAGGCGCAGGCATCGGGCGCGAGCGAGTCCACCGTGGACTTCCTGCTCGGCATCATCCCGACCACCATCGTCTCCGCCTTCACCGCGGGCGAGGTCCTCCAGACCCTGCTCGTCGCGCTGCTCGCGGGCTTCGCACTCCAGGCGATGGGCTCGACGGGCGAGCCGATCATCCGGGGCATCACCCACATCCAGCGCCTCGTCTTCCGCATCCTCGCCATGATCATGTGGGCCGCCCCGGTCGGCGCGTTCGGCGCGATCGCCGCGGTGGTCGGCGAGACCGGCCTCGACGCCCTGAAGTCCCTGGCGATCATCATGATCGGGTTCTACGTCACCTGCGCGCTGTTCGTCTTCGTGGTGCTCGGCGTGATCCTGCGCCTGGTCGCGGGGGTCAACCTGTTCTCGCTGCTGAAGTACCTGGGCCGTGAGTTCCTGCTCATCCTGTCCACCTCCTCCTCCGAGTCGGCCCTGCCGCGGCTGATCGCGAAGATGGAGCACCTGGGCGTCAGCAAGCCCGTGGTCGGCATCACCGTGCCGACCGGCTACTCCTTCAACCTCGACGGCACCGCGATCTACCTCACGATGTCCTCGTTGTTCATCGCCAACGCGATGGGGGACCCGCTGACCGCGAGCGAGCAGATCTCGCTTCTGATCTTCATGATCATCGCCTCGAAGGGCGCGGCGGGCGTGACCGGCGCGGGTCTGGCGACCCTGGCCGGCGGGCTCCAGTCCCACCGCCCCGAACTCGTCGACGGCGTCGGCCTGATCGTCGGCATCGACCGCTTCATGAGCGAGGCCCGCGCGCTGACGAACTTCGCGGGCAACGCGGTCGCCACGGTGCTGGTCGGCCACTGGACCAAGGAGATCGACAAGGACCGGGTGGGCGAGGTGCTGGCCGGCCGGGTCCCGTTCGACGAGAAGACCCTCGTCGACGACCATGCCCCGGCAGGCGGCTCCGGCGACTCCGGCGAGGTCCCCGGGCAGCGGGACGCCGCGGAGCAGCCCGCGAAGGTCTGA
- a CDS encoding LAETG motif-containing sortase-dependent surface protein: MRITPARRRTLRGGTAAMAATALVALGASPAAAEPEPDLGVGTIAPIKGVQAGSAFSTPLTFLNKGTAEVPVSYVTYVVSPGLRADEMYKNCSYYTIPSHDEMPDSHVAACRIDQPLKPGVVYGTEKPLSLKALDSALNDDLRVRIGVVEPDPDEGDSGSTDPVQGTGDPLTLVEKGPATDADRENHPEPAASADVTAANTADFGLTGAELEGEAGDEVTATVEFANKGPARVQGEMGRSVATVDIRIPKGTSVVKAHGYCDAVTKTHYRCGTSQSWVDAGGGESYPFVLRIDKAVGRTTGEVSFSGQERPFDRNAANDTAQIVIDTGKAPGTSGSSGSTGGTGGTGGTGGSSSTGGSGSAGSTSGTGGTGGTGTTGGSADAGGSATGGATPQTAGGGNLAATGSDSTVPLAGMAAAAVAAGGGIVWAVRRRSAAHAN, translated from the coding sequence ATGCGCATCACCCCTGCCCGCCGCCGTACCCTGCGTGGCGGGACCGCCGCCATGGCCGCCACCGCGCTGGTGGCGCTGGGCGCCTCGCCGGCGGCCGCGGAGCCGGAGCCGGACCTCGGCGTCGGAACGATCGCACCGATCAAGGGGGTTCAGGCCGGAAGCGCGTTCTCCACCCCCCTGACCTTCCTCAACAAGGGGACGGCGGAGGTGCCCGTCTCCTACGTGACGTACGTCGTGTCGCCCGGTCTCCGGGCGGACGAGATGTACAAGAACTGCAGCTACTACACGATCCCCTCCCACGACGAGATGCCCGACTCCCACGTCGCCGCCTGCAGGATCGACCAGCCGCTGAAGCCGGGCGTCGTCTACGGGACGGAGAAGCCGCTCTCCCTCAAGGCGCTCGACTCCGCGCTCAACGACGACCTGCGGGTGAGGATCGGCGTCGTCGAGCCGGACCCGGACGAGGGCGACAGCGGCTCCACCGACCCCGTACAGGGCACCGGTGACCCGCTCACGCTGGTCGAGAAGGGCCCGGCCACCGACGCGGACCGGGAGAACCACCCCGAACCGGCCGCTTCGGCCGACGTCACCGCGGCGAACACCGCCGACTTCGGCCTGACCGGAGCGGAGCTGGAGGGCGAGGCCGGCGACGAGGTCACCGCGACGGTGGAGTTCGCCAACAAGGGCCCCGCCCGGGTGCAGGGGGAGATGGGCCGGAGCGTGGCCACCGTCGACATCCGGATCCCGAAGGGCACGTCCGTCGTCAAGGCGCACGGATACTGCGACGCGGTCACCAAGACGCACTACCGCTGCGGGACCTCGCAGTCCTGGGTGGACGCGGGCGGCGGCGAGAGCTACCCGTTTGTCCTGCGCATCGACAAGGCGGTCGGCCGCACCACCGGCGAGGTCTCCTTCAGCGGGCAGGAGCGCCCCTTCGACCGGAACGCGGCCAATGACACCGCACAGATCGTGATCGACACCGGCAAGGCCCCGGGCACCTCCGGCTCCTCCGGTTCCACGGGCGGTACCGGCGGTACGGGGGGTACGGGCGGCTCCTCGTCCACCGGAGGCTCCGGTTCCGCCGGCTCCACGAGCGGTACCGGAGGTACCGGAGGGACCGGCACCACCGGCGGCTCCGCCGACGCGGGCGGTTCGGCGACCGGTGGCGCGACCCCGCAGACGGCCGGCGGCGGCAACCTCGCCGCAACCGGCTCGGACTCCACCGTGCCGCTCGCCGGCATGGCGGCCGCGGCGGTCGCGGCGGGCGGCGGCATCGTCTGGGCCGTGCGCCGGCGGTCGGCGGCCCACGCCAACTGA